The genomic stretch aTGTATATTCCGGGCTtgagataaattattcatacttcaaaattaattcgggatttaattaaatgatttcgtcacgattaattatcggcccaatgATTTAAATGGAGCCCAAACAAAgtctttttttttcctaatgACAAAGCAAAAGCTCAAAATCAATTAATCCATAGCCCAACTAATGAGCACCTTTTTTATTAAAGAGGCCCAAATTCAAAAGTGAGCCCAAACACTCCCCATCATCTACACGctacctctctctctccctatctTTCTCTCTTTCGACAAAATCAAGGATTGCAGCAGCTCTGGCGTCGCcttccacctccgccgccgACCGCCGCCCTCCGTACGTCGCCGGGAGAAGCCGCTGCCACTGCACAGAGCCGCGCCGCTGCTGCTACTGCTCGTCGGGAAGAGGCTGCTGTCGCCGGCGTCGTCGTCGGTCAGCCTTCGGCTCTGCCTTCCGTGGTGAACCGCGGCCGTCGTCGCCGTCGGGGTGGAGGGACTCTGCCGCCGCATCGCTCCAGACTTCTCCAGTGACGAGGACGAGCTCTCCGCCGCTGATTCCCCCCCTTGGTTTGAGAGTCCGCCACTGCCGTCGTCCAATTCAGCTGAGCCGCCGCTGCCGTCGTCCAATCCATCCATCGCTCATCACCAAACCAACCCCGAACAGATACCACGCAGCCCCGATTAACCCCGATTTCAACCGAAGTGATCGGTTCTTATTCAAGGTTGTTTCTTTTCGTTCCTGGTTTGATTTTAAAAGTTGCGATTGGTTTTGATTGTGCGATTTGATCGGTGATGCTTGTGGATTGAATTGTGTGGGGAGTGAAGTATAATGATGTGTATGGAGCAGAATGCAGTAATTCACGTTTTAAAATTGGGTAGGAAATATACCTTTTTGAATTGGATTTGGGTTGAAGTTCACACGGCTGAAGCAGGTTCTTGGGGCTGGAGAATTTTGATTACTTGGATAGAAGTTGAAGAAGACGGATTGACTGCAGAGAACGCTTTAGGGAAGGAATAACTGATATAGGATTTAATATAGTGGGAAGGGGGTTGGggatatgggagagatttgtgGGAGAGGTGGAGGACGGTTTCAACTAGGATTAGGAGAATAATTTCGAATTCTTCCTCCTTTTTAATAGATGTGATTTGGCTGAAATTATATTtgtttttggtattttatttgcagattacggaagaggaatatcttttcacggaggaggaaaatctgcacagaatctttaattaaaattggaaCCAAggatatttaattttaattagtttagtttaattcaccgcccattgtattttattttaaatcgcGCAGTccgcaatttatttatcacggactggacttttatattaattatttaatttatcggatccaacacggaattgagtccaataaatatattcctcacggaaaggagtTATCTATACGCATAatcatttatttcacaaatatctcgtccaacaacaattaattcaccatCATAAGTCACGGACTTTGCAAAAATAATAGCATTAATtacaagtactttagggttctcaaattaggtttagaaaaacggggcgttacagggtcgttctttaaaaataaaaattttaaaatctttttattttaagagatgaaccccacaatccactaactctgttttttcactattttttctcttctctctcttactttaatcattattcttttcctctctcttaattaatttactaatttttctcacttaccttgccaattgtgtattaaaatcggtgtcgtttcaaatatttttattttttgaatacagagggagtatgttttgAAAGATTATATTTTGTATCAAGAACATCTTCAATCTGGTTACTCAAACCAAAaggaaaaataaggaaaaatgaATGGAAAAAATTGAACTCATTTAGGCATTTATTAAACAATTTCTACAGCCAATTCAaatcacaaacaaaataaatataatctcCCTATTTCTTCGAAATTTTAGCCAAAACTTGTTGAATCCAGAAACTTCTAACAATTTTCACTCAAAGAATAAAAACCGAAGCCAATTCAACGACATAGAGAATAGCCTTACACATTTTATTGAACACTTCGAATGCAATAACTATCTTTCGACGTTTTCTCCCAAATTTTATACTCCCatctccgtccacaaaaaatatggcatatttaccatttttttgctgtccacaaaaaatagagcacattcatttatggaaagtttccactaacactacttctttcttattttttttaattctctctaactttactaattatgcattaaaacccgtgtcattcacCAATCACTCTATTTTctgtggatggagggagtactatttataatactccctctgtcccatccTAAATGagacgtattcctttttggtaaGTCCCAACATAAGTGAGACGTTTCCTCTTTTGGCAACAATCAACTCactcctctctcctactttttcctatcatctctcctactttattcactctcttactttattctttatttctctttcttactttatcttttttttttacttttttctctctttttctttcttactttaccctctcttactttactactaataatttaattcactaaacaccACCAACTAAATTCTTGTGTTAAAATTGAAACGTCTCACTTAgaccgggacggagggagtaataggtTGATAATTAGGTGCATATTCATGCTAATTGCAAACACATACGAAAAAGTTGTCGGCAAGAATTGAGATACTGTATGAAAATGGGAGCCAACATGAAAGGCTGTAAAGTGTAAACTGTACTGCAGCAAACCATTCATCCTTATCCCTTTCTTTTTCTACTCTCTCCTTCAGTCCTTCTCTCTATTCCAATTATCCATTTCTCATCCCGAATCAGTTACAATCTCAACCAATGGAAGGAGAAGCTGTCGCCGCCGTCGTTAAAGTTTTAGTTCAAAATCTCATCGACCATACCAAGAATGAGATCTCATTAATCCGAGGTCTCGACAAAGAAGCAGAAAAGCTAGCTTGGAGTTTAGATACAATCCAGCAATTGTTGAATGATGCTCCCGGTGGGGCTATCAAAAGCTGGCTGAGGAAGCTTGAAGATGTAGCGTTTGATGCTGACAACGTTTTGGATGAACTCAATTACCATCTTCTCTCCAAACAAATCAACTCTATTAAACCCATGAAACAAAAGGTACTCTCATGCTTCTCACCCTTGAGTCATATTGTGCATCCCAGAAGTATAGCTCTCAAAATCCAAGATATCAATGAGAATTTGGAGTCCATTTACAAAGAGGGAGCCGGGCTTGTCCTCGAGAAGAGGCTTGCCAATGAAGGGCCCAATTTGCCTCATGCTGCTTTTGAAACTGATTCCTTCTCACATGATCCAATTTTCATTGGGAGAGATGAGTTGGTGTCGGAAATAGTTGAGGTTATTAACACTGGTTCCGCAACTAATGTACGTGTAGTTTCTATCTTTGCCATTGTGGGAATGGGAGGATTGCGGAAGACAACCTTGACTAGGAATGTCTTCCACCATCCAAAGATAAAAACTCACTTTGGTTCACATCTTTGGGTGCACGTTTCTCAAATTTTTGATCCTATCATTCTTTTCAAGAAAATCCTCATATGCTTAACTTCTACCGATCAAGTTAAAGTTGAGAGTAGGGAAGATATTATGAAAAAGCTTCAAGAAGCTTTGAGAGACAAAACTTATCTTCTCATtcttgatgatgtttggaaTCAAGATCGTCCCAAATGGGATGATTTTATCAATTCTTTGGTTGGCGTCACTTCTACCAAGAGGAATGCAATTGTTATTACCACCAGAAATATGGAAGTCGCTTCAACTGTACAGTCACTTCATACACATGAGCGTAAAGGATTATCACATGAAGATTGTTGGTCAATAATCAAAGCAAAAACTTTTGAAAAAGAGGATATTCCATCAAAGTTTGAGGCCATAGGGATGAAGATTGCAACAAGATGTCAAGGTTTGCCATTAGCTGCTAATGTAGTTGGTGGAGCACTATGCAATAAATCGGAAGAAGAATGGCTCTCGATTGAAGAGAAATGGCTTTCACATGATGAAGGGGATCATATCACAAAGATATTGAAGTTGAGCTTTGATAATTTGTCTCTACCGTCACTCAAGAAGTGTTTTGTAAGTTGTTCGATTTTTCCTAAAGGTCGTAAAATTAAAAGTCAGGAACTAATTGAGTACTGGATGGCAGAAGGATTCCTTGTAGCTAATGGAAGCAGTGAGATGGAGTACTTGGGCGATAAATTTATGAAAGTTTTTCTACAAAACTCTCTACTACAAGTTGCAGAACGAGATGACTATGGAAATGTAGAGAGTTATGTGATGCATGATCTTGTGCATGATCTCGCATGTTCAATTTCGGGTTCCTCCAATAATACAAAAGTTGGGAGCTGAGTGAGATACATGATTCATGATGTAAAAAAGTCGTATTCCAAAAGAAGTGGCAAAATATTTGCGTACATCATTGTTCGAGGGAAGCATTTATGGTAGCAAGTTTGCAGATTTCGAGCATCTACATGTTTTAGttcttgatgatgatgaatgtaGAATGTTTCCAAGTTCGATAAGGAAGTTGATACATTTAAGGAAACTTGATATTTCGTCGACGCGTATAAAATATTTGCCGAACTGGATTGGTGATCTCCATCACTTGCAAACATTAAACACAGGTACAAGAAAATTGAAGGAACTGCCTAGTTCTCTGAAGTACTTGGTTAATTTAAGGCATCTGTATATTAAGAAGTCGTCCTTGCCAGCCGGAATTGGGAGTTTAACTTCTCTCCGGACGCTAGAGTATTTTATAGTGGGTGCCATGAATGGATGCAAAATCGAAGAGCTCGGGAGTTTGAATAGTCTCAAAGGAACACTGGAAATTTCTAACCTTGAAAGGGTTGAAAACAAGGAAGAGGCTGAGCAAGCACGTCTATCTAACAAGTCAAAAATATTTAAGTTGCGTTTGACATGGAACATGCATAGAGAAGTTGAAACTACAAATGATGAGAATGTGTTGGAAGGCCTCCAACCTGACTCTAATATGAAGAGGTTAGAGATTGAAGGATTCAAGGGAAAAAGATTTCCATCATGGACTGGAAATATGGTAATTGAAAATGTGTCTCAAGGTTGTTGGGTACCACTTAACAAGTTGATTGAGATAAAACTCTCCAATTGCTCAGAATGTGAAGAAATCCCATTGTTTGGGCAGTTGCGAAATCTCAAGTCTCTTTGGTTAGAAGGATTGAAAAATTTGAAGGAAATAAATTCTTCTTTCTATGGATTAGTGAATGAGGAGACCCGTATTATTTTTCCAGCTCTAGAAAGGCTCGTGTTGGTTGAAATGCCTAAGCTGACAGAGTGGGCAAAAGTAGAATCTCCAAGCGCAAGTGATGTCAAGGTGTTTCCTAACCTTCAACACTTGGAGATCTCTAAGTACAAGCAATTGATGAGTTTTCCTAATTATTCGTGGTCATGCCTCAAAATTTAATAATCAAGGGGACTGGGAGCATGCCTTTAACATACATATTCAAGACAAAATTAAATTTGCTAACAGAGCTTTGCTTAAAAGGAATAGATGATCTGGAAAATCTTCCAAATTAGTTATTCTATAACAGTCCCAATCTCTTGGAGTTAAGTATAAGAAGGTGTTCCAATTTGAGAGAATTACCAGATGCTCTAGGCACCCTCAGTTCTTTGGAGAATTTGATTATAAGAGAGTGTCCAAATTTGGAACGAGTAGCAATTATTGGTGCACAAGAATCACAAGGAAGCTTTGCATGTCTTAAAAGGTTGGAGATTTGTGAATGCAAAGCTTTTGCTATACTTTCCATGTGAAATGGTAGGATCCTTGCTTGAGGAACTGAAGCTGAAGAATTTAAGTAGCCTAAAGAGTCTACCCGGAATAATTGATTGTCTGCCGAAATGGCCTTGTCTAACACGTTTAGAAATTAATGGTGTTTCTCAGTTTATGGCcatttattttagttataagTTAGAATTAGATGTTAGTATGGAGGGATCTATGGAGACTGTTGATGGCTTATTgtaagagcgtccactatggCACGGACGCCCGACCGCCGCGCCGCCCCCCCTTCTCTCACAGCCGCCCCACCGCCGCGGCGCCCGCATCCGCCCCGTTTCCACACTATAGggcgccgcggctatagccccactccttctctctctgccaccctcagccgcgtcctcgccccgcacgcggcgATTCCGCGTCCGCCGTCCCTCCCCTcacccgccgcgtccacccccgcggcggacacccttcccactataagccgccccgcttccgcctcGCCATCGCCccgctcgcggctatagccgcgtccacgtTATAGTGGACGCTCAACTCCTACTCACTTAAGGTATTAAAATTGAAAGGGAGGGAAGGTTGGGGAAATTTGCCAGAATCAATTCAACATCTCACCTCTATTCATTGGTTAAAGATAGAGAATTATGGAATCGAAGAGTTGCCTGAATGGTTGGGGAACCTCTCATCTGTAACATTGGTGGATTTACACAATTGCAAGAAGTTAAGGAGTCTACGTGCACTGCGTGGCCTCACGTTACTTCGATACTTAGATATTAAAGGCTGCCCAGAAATAAGTATTGAACAACAAAGTGATGCAGCTGATTCCCAATGGCCCAACATTTGCAATATCCGCTACATTAAGATTAATGGAGAAATAATAGGTGAATATGAATACATTTTGTTGTTTCCTTTTTATAGAAGCAGTTGCATGTCTAATTGCTCACCACCACATTATATTGACTTTCAGTGACTTGTTGATTTAACCTTTTCTCCGTTAATCCTTTTTGTGTTTGATAGTTGAAGCGGGAAGGAGAAAACGTAGTAAGAGTTTGTTGAGTGGGTGTCTCTAAAGTGCTTATTTGAACTGCTCAACCTTTCTTCATTTTAATGGTAAGAAACCTCACATTGCGATTTGAAGTGCAAGAGTGTGTAGTGCTATGCTCATGTTATAAGCTTGATTCGTAAGTCCAGAGAATCCTCTAGATCACtgggtctaggaactcagagaaCCTTCAGATGCccggtcgttggacacactaacTCTgcttcaaaaccctcaacctgctacactattaattagtatagggaagtagggatcgatcccacgaagacagACGTGTTGGAATGCATTTTAGAGGACTTTGGTaaggtttggctgctgccacgcaacttggggttgagatttaaactactGGATCGAGGAACCGAGAATGAAATTTACCTAACAGCTAGGAAATAGAAAGTTCGAGAACATGCATTTTGACAAGACTTACGTTAACAACTAAAATTCATCACCATGAAACTTCCTTAACAAGCAACAGATTTACCTAAAACAGCTAAACTAAATTgaaacatgcagtggggaccaatTTCCCAAAACAGAAGTGTACGACAGAAAAGCTGCCACACGGTGGTTATCCCAGATCCGTTCTAACTACCAGTGATTGTTACCTCCTTCATTACGAAAACCACAAACATAAACAAAACAGAGAAAATAACCAGATCGGAATAGAGCTTACCAAATCGAACTTCGAACACGGTGATTTAATGGAAATTAAACAGATCTATAACTACTAGGTCTAGTAAACTGAAAACAGCAAAACTCATCCATAATCATGCAAAAACCCATCTCCCCTATTTCAGATTCAAACTCCGATCAACAATTCATTCCAGATTCAGTCAATAAACCGTCACAAAAACATAAATCCAACTTCATTCATCCTCATTCACGTAAATCTACTTCGATCAACTCCGATCTCAGCACCCGACATCAAAATTCAACAACCAACTCAAATCCaacatcaattgcgaaaagcatccaactaTAAATCAACAACCAACATCAGAAACCAAGATAAAAACAGAAAGAAACATTTCCATAGCTAAATTAACTGATGTTCAAAAACAGCGGCAAATCGCCGCGCTTCCGGCAAGGAAATCGCGGTGAAACAAAACAAACGGAAAGTAGATTGTATCTTCGCCTCGCGTAGAGACTGttggggtttgtatactaaaagatgCTTCGAGCGTACATGCACTTGTACAGTTAGCTTGTgcatgtaaaaatcatggattaaatatgtccggtcaatggttttgaccaaagaataaatgtgacgagacatttaattttgtgaaattaaatgatatagcgtcgatctacattttacgtagataaatgtagtatattcactttctcaaatccgatttccggtgagtgagaaatagtggattaaagttgggcataattagcttttaattaaagcttggagcatgtgcttagggaataattaactagtgttaattatcccacattggaagattaatacatctttaatgtgtttaaattaagtgactttatgttacttaataattatagtggatcaatatgggtgaaaaagcccacacgcgcgcgccgccgccgccgcctgccgagcccgagcccgagcccgagcccgagcccgagcccgtgcccgtgctcgtgcttgtgggcgcgggccgcgggcccgggcccgggcccgagcccgatctcgatctcgatctcgatcttggacttggacttggacttggacttggacttggacttggatcttggcaattggtctttgggtggtctttgggcttggggcttggcccaaactattctttttggaccaccgccgagtcagcaatccaagtggcttgacacgtcgtcaagcgaggcacagtcacggctgccatgtgagaaatccacacgctccacatgcgaaaggcacacgcctgccacacgctcgtcggttacgaatctgccatgatgagccttcatggctcggttgaccctgcatggtggcttggcaagcattctctgcataagctctctccctctctctgcattgtccttttgtcgaagctctgctctctcctccatcccgttcgccggagctctactgattgcggtgctgcatcactagagacgtagccgttttacctttggggacgacacgccaaaccgaagagcactaccggggcgtatctcgtcttgcgggaagaggcctcctcgactcggctaatcatactggtttagtagtttcgattctacgttgtaatttttaagttcagttcctccttttcttttcttttgggttgtattacgcccggttttgttatctcttgtaatccagaaaccaacaatcgcaagacgagataacttgcctttgaagggatttggaccttttaaactgaactaaaaactttcgaaacttaaacctttgctggagatgtcgactgaatccaacaacgctgctgccaccaccaccgccgccattccctccaccatggcgaccactggaccagtcaacacttcatcgattccctcgatgatgccaacccccggcttcccagctgcctcatccaccgtcccttgggtttgggacaaccccttcggggcgtccactggttccacctttggtggttcggttggttccacttttagtggttccttcggatcctttaatggatcgagtgttggtgcctttgGGCTCAATACTGGTGTTGGATCTtccgggatcaacacgaatgtggggggcactatgcccaacacgaacaTGGGGGGCTttatgcccaaccaagttgttggctccttcgggggcaacggaattggttccttcaatggaccaagtgcggcacctatggcaccaagaatgatgccacccgccgagaagccaccaaagtttggaggatctgacttcaagcggtggtaccagaagatgttgttctacttgacaacattgggcgtcgccaacttcctcacggagtacgagccgcccgcgccaagcgaccaagagactaggctcgaaatcatggcggactatgaggcttggagaaaaggggattatctatgtaaaaactttattttaagtgcattagatgatagcctctataatgtatactccaatgtaaccacatctaaacaaatgtgggaaagcctagagaagaaatatagcatagacaatgctgcagggactgaacaggttgtagcatccaagtttatggactacaagatggtcgactctcgacccatcatggagcaagtccaagagctccaaatgatcatccactccttagtggctgaagggatgaccttgcccgataagttcctaaggtgcacgatcattgacaaactccctccaagttggaaggacttcaagagttatctcaagcacaagcgaaagcagatgacccttgaagacttgatcgtgaagttgcgcattgagaccgacgtgcgcaaaagtgatcaaaaggctaagggcttcaccccaaatgaagccaaagccaacctgttggagcggggcggtccctccaacaaacgccctcgcccaaaccgtccaaacgacaaagggaagggaaagcagccttcaaagaagtttgaaggcgactgctacaagtgtggcaaaccaggccactttgctaaagactgccgcagcaagaagaagaagccggctgcccacgtcgttgagaaggagttcaaggactgggatgagaacgacctcattgctgtggtcactgaagaggtcaacctttttaacaacaacaagggtggctggtatattgataccggcgccactgcacatgtttgcgcagataggagtatgttctccacctacaacaacgttgaagggagaaagataaacatggggaatcaagcctcgtctgaaatcctcggagttggtgatgtaattctcaagatgacgtctggcgtctcaatcaccttgaaggatgcgctgcacgttccggacatccggaagaacctagtttcaggatcaatactagtgaataagggttttaaacttgtatttgaatccgataggtttgcattgtataagtttgggaagtccctcggaaaaggttatgtaaccgacggacttttcaagcttagtgtagcaacactgcgtgttccaaagccactggctaataagaataaagcatctacttcctcttatttgattgagtcttcaaatttgtggcattgtagattgggacatgtaaattcaaaagccattaaaagattagtaaatttagatttactaaaggctaatgaagtggataatcaagataaatgtgaaatttgtcttgaagcaaaaatgactaagttgccgtttcattcggttgaacgaagcacaaaaccccttgaattaattcacacgaatgtatgtgatttaaagatggtgcaaacaagaggtggtaaaaagtactttatcactttcatagatgattgcacaagatattgctacatttatcttttaagaagtaaagatgaagcaatcgaggcgttcaaaaattataagaacgaagttgagaatcaacttggttgtaaaatcaaaatgattcgaagcgatagaggaggcgaatatgtagccccgtttgaggagttatgcaacgcaagtggtataattcatcaaacaactgctccatattcaccacaatctaatggtgttgcagaacgcaaaaatcgaactctaaaagagatgatgaatgcactgcttctaacttcaggattaccacataacatatggggggaagctgttttgacagccaactatatcttgaataagatccctctcaaaggaaaagatgtcacttcttatgagttgtggaagggaagaaagccatcctacaaatacctcaaagtgtgggggtgtttggcaaaggtgatggttcctccgcccaaagaagttacaatcggacctaagacggttgattgcatcttcattggatatgcacttaacagtagtgcatatcgatttgttgttcacaagtctgaaatatcgactatcacagtaggaacaacaattgagtcaaggaatgctgtatttctcgaaaatacatttccttgcaaagacacggaaaaagtctcaaccaattctgagacaagaattgaagaagccactagttctaaaaaagtggaagaagaagccactagttctaaatcagcagatgcggaacctgaatcgcgcaagcgtgcaaggcccgatccaaaagatacagtactaagacgtggtaatagagtcagaacaccaaaaacttttggtcctgactacattgctttcatgttggatgaagaaccaacatcgataaaagtagcctttgctggcccagacgggctgcattggagagaagctgttc from Salvia splendens isolate huo1 chromosome 15, SspV2, whole genome shotgun sequence encodes the following:
- the LOC121768966 gene encoding putative disease resistance protein RGA3; amino-acid sequence: MEGEAVAAVVKVLVQNLIDHTKNEISLIRGLDKEAEKLAWSLDTIQQLLNDAPGGAIKSWLRKLEDVAFDADNVLDELNYHLLSKQINSIKPMKQKVLSCFSPLSHIVHPRSIALKIQDINENLESIYKEGAGLVLEKRLANEGPNLPHAAFETDSFSHDPIFIGRDELVSEIVEVINTGSATNVRVVSIFAIVGMGGLRKTTLTRNVFHHPKIKTHFGSHLWVHVSQIFDPIILFKKILICLTSTDQVKVESREDIMKKLQEALRDKTYLLILDDVWNQDRPKWDDFINSLVGVTSTKRNAIVITTRNMEVASTVQSLHTHERKGLSHEDCWSIIKAKTFEKEDIPSKFEAIGMKIATRCQGLPLAANVVGGALCNKSEEEWLSIEEKWLSHDEGDHITKILKLSFDNLSLPSLKKCFKDSL
- the LOC121766985 gene encoding disease resistance protein RGA2-like, whose product is MNGCKIEELGSLNSLKGTLEISNLERVENKEEAEQARLSNKSKIFKLRLTWNMHREVETTNDENVLEGLQPDSNMKRLEIEGFKGKRFPSWTGNMVIENVSQGCWVPLNKLIEIKLSNCSECEEIPLFGQLRNLKSLWLEGLKNLKEINSSFYGLVNEETRIIFPALERLVLVEMPKLTEWAKVESPSASDVKVFPNLQHLEISKYKQLMSFPNYSWSCLKI